In a genomic window of Molothrus ater isolate BHLD 08-10-18 breed brown headed cowbird chromosome 17, BPBGC_Mater_1.1, whole genome shotgun sequence:
- the MANBAL gene encoding protein MANBAL, whose translation MAAELDFSPPEIPEPTFMENVLRYGLFFGAIFQLICVLAIILPVSKSHKADSDSFEPKNSEPVKKPKATAPQISKKPKKETKKKR comes from the exons ATGGCTGCAGAGTTGGATTTCTCCCCACCTGAGATCCCTGAGCCCACGTTCATGGAGAATGTGCTACGCTATGGACTCTTCTTTGGAGCCATTTTCCAGCTGATCTGTGTGCTTGCCATCATCCTGCCTGTGTCCAAGTCCCACAAGGCA GACTCGGACAGTTTTGAGCCTAAGAATTCAGAGCCAGTGAAGAAGCCAAAGGCAACTGCTCCACAGATAAGCAAGAAACCTAAGAAGGAAACCAAAAAGAAACGATAG
- the GHRH gene encoding somatoliberin, with the protein MLDKATLLLFLHLVTCSISSPLYPALRFSPGPVAGKAMSLQLQHSSSLQSHSPLAEEQEEEGLFTDPAEKRMQRHADAIFTDNYRKFLGQISARKFLQTIIGKRLGSSESSAGEGLQEFLSRRQSDSILMDSQYQQQMVLRDFLGAILQSHRPQDIDSSGLEGFPSTLAKLM; encoded by the exons ATGCTGGACAAGGCCaccctgctcctgttcctgcatTTAGTCacctgctccatctcctcccctcTCTACCCAGCTCTCAG GTTCAGCCCAGGGCCGGTTGCTGGCAAGGCCATgagcctccagctgcagcacagcagctccctgcagagccacagccccctggcagaggagcaggaggaggagggattgTTCACAGACCCCGCTGAGAAAAG gatGCAGCGCCACGCTGACGCCATATTCACTGACAACTACAGGAAATTCCTGGGGCAGATTTCAGCCCGAAAGTTCCTCCAGACCATCATTGGCAAGAGGCTTGG AAGCAGCGAGAGCAGCgcaggggaagggctgcaggaatTCCTGAGCAGGCGCCAGTCCGACAGCATCCTGATGGACAGCCAGTACCAGCAGCAGATGGTGCTGAGGGACTTCCTGGGAGCCatcctgcagagccacag GCCTCAGGACATTGACAGCAGTGGGCTAGAAGGCTTTCCCAGCACCCTGGCCAAGCTCATGTAA